In the Desulfovibrio sp. TomC genome, one interval contains:
- the pilP gene encoding type IV pilus biogenesis protein PilP, whose product MSQQSNRRRVLWLLGCGMATLGLVLVGVWVLWGWQEVDLPSPAKLPPKSQTKEVASVSAPAPVRSTAPSPLTPASKETQAKESEIPPFTVAAAIADSVPKSGNLEQMTSLRAELDEVRLQVAIAQEKEKLLPKQPSPVPHQTAILSELPKPVAAAQPRQASPLVVSIQGADGYTSATIRSSAGTLMTVRPGDKFGGGVITAINRTGVLVRRGNASTALAFE is encoded by the coding sequence ATGTCGCAACAAAGTAATCGCAGAAGAGTCCTGTGGCTACTCGGGTGCGGGATGGCGACCCTGGGCCTAGTGCTCGTCGGTGTCTGGGTCCTTTGGGGATGGCAGGAGGTCGACCTTCCTTCTCCGGCCAAACTCCCGCCAAAATCTCAAACCAAAGAGGTGGCTTCGGTTTCTGCCCCGGCCCCGGTGCGATCCACCGCACCGTCGCCATTGACTCCCGCCTCGAAGGAAACCCAGGCAAAGGAATCGGAAATTCCACCTTTCACGGTCGCGGCAGCCATCGCGGACTCTGTGCCGAAGTCTGGAAACCTGGAGCAAATGACTTCCCTACGTGCCGAACTGGATGAGGTCAGACTGCAAGTGGCCATTGCCCAGGAGAAGGAAAAGCTCCTCCCGAAGCAACCCTCCCCCGTACCCCACCAGACAGCGATCTTGTCGGAGCTTCCGAAGCCCGTGGCGGCGGCACAGCCCAGACAGGCTTCTCCGCTTGTCGTCTCCATTCAGGGTGCAGACGGCTATACCAGCGCCACGATCCGGTCCAGCGCCGGCACCCTGATGACGGTGCGCCCTGGTGACAAGTTCGGCGGCGGCGTCATTACCGCCATCAATCGCACCGGCGTCTTGGTGCGACGGGGCAACGCATCAACCGCATTAGCGTTCGAGTAG
- a CDS encoding type II secretion system F family protein translates to MREYLAELLARLAFSSSVRQRTWKKLAAQARHGMSLDQSLRQMQLRAATRRSPTALVYARVLEHLGLGHNLGASLGDFATPEEIMLISSGQRSGRLPDGLELAAGLLAARQKIVGAVVSALAYPVFLFGVCMLLLGVVSVMVMPKFAMLSDPTKWHGAAAAFYRMTSFVASFSGVITLIVLLAIIATALVTLPAWTGRLRLFVENLPPWSIYRLTVGSVWLYTLATMMRSGIQLSHILESMINSEAVSPYLRERILAISIENGVGKNLGESMYDCGMGFPDQELIDDLRVYAVLPSFHRRMHELATEWMHDGVELVKRQSRLMNLMGIVLITALVSILAMAIGSLQSQLLPTGGY, encoded by the coding sequence ATGCGCGAATACTTGGCAGAACTCCTGGCGCGCCTAGCCTTCAGCAGCTCGGTACGGCAACGGACCTGGAAAAAGCTGGCAGCCCAGGCCCGACATGGCATGAGTCTGGACCAGAGCCTGCGACAGATGCAACTGCGGGCGGCCACACGTCGGTCCCCCACGGCGTTGGTGTACGCCCGAGTGCTGGAACACCTGGGTCTGGGGCACAACCTGGGCGCAAGCCTGGGCGATTTTGCCACGCCGGAAGAGATTATGCTGATTTCCAGCGGCCAGCGTTCAGGCCGATTGCCCGATGGCCTGGAGCTGGCGGCCGGCCTGTTGGCGGCCCGACAGAAGATCGTCGGGGCCGTGGTAAGCGCGCTGGCTTATCCGGTGTTTCTCTTTGGCGTCTGCATGCTGTTATTGGGTGTCGTCTCCGTCATGGTGATGCCCAAGTTCGCCATGCTGTCCGATCCCACGAAATGGCATGGCGCGGCGGCGGCATTCTACAGAATGACCTCGTTTGTGGCTTCTTTCTCCGGGGTCATCACACTGATTGTTCTTCTCGCCATCATTGCCACGGCGCTTGTGACCCTGCCCGCCTGGACCGGCCGGCTCCGGCTCTTCGTCGAAAACCTACCCCCCTGGTCGATTTACCGCCTGACGGTGGGCTCGGTCTGGCTCTACACGCTTGCGACCATGATGCGCTCCGGCATCCAACTCTCGCACATTCTGGAGAGCATGATCAATTCCGAGGCGGTCAGCCCCTACCTTAGAGAGCGCATTTTGGCCATTTCCATTGAAAACGGGGTCGGCAAGAACCTCGGTGAATCGATGTATGATTGTGGAATGGGTTTTCCTGACCAGGAACTCATTGATGATTTGCGGGTGTACGCGGTGTTGCCGAGTTTTCATCGCCGCATGCATGAGCTGGCAACCGAGTGGATGCACGATGGTGTAGAGCTGGTCAAACGGCAATCCCGGCTCATGAACTTGATGGGAATCGTTTTGATAACCGCCTTAGTATCCATACTGGCAATGGCAATAGGTTCGTTGCAATCCCAACTCTTACCGACCGGAGGATATTGA
- the trbG gene encoding P-type conjugative transfer protein TrbG codes for MKRLLFVVVTVPFIVSLCVIALSIESFAEDKPKGWIPEDYNMEAMDGSKGDKGARTKPNIPPPPLEYISPNIPLSNRDKKAVQIAKDWEGTAPAPIQANGKVMYTYGASSPTVIGAPLQICDVELQPGETVNEVIVGDSARWMLEIAKSGNTSHILIKPVDAGLSTSAVVTTDRRAYHLTLKSQQTGHTPQVAFLYPGDNTARLREKEAQNAKEKEFKTAEVDGQTKDLSQLNFGYDISGDAPWKPLQVFDDGRQMFIKLPPGVQSGDAPVVLVRNGGQDTLANFRMKNLTLLVDGVFPEAKLISGVGSKQQRITIRKAK; via the coding sequence ATGAAACGACTGTTGTTTGTAGTTGTGACTGTCCCCTTCATTGTGAGCCTTTGCGTGATCGCTTTGTCCATAGAAAGCTTTGCCGAGGACAAACCCAAAGGATGGATACCCGAGGATTACAATATGGAGGCCATGGATGGCTCCAAAGGGGACAAGGGAGCGAGAACAAAACCCAACATTCCCCCTCCGCCTCTGGAGTACATCAGCCCCAATATTCCTCTTTCCAATCGGGACAAAAAAGCCGTCCAAATAGCCAAGGACTGGGAAGGCACGGCCCCGGCCCCGATCCAGGCCAATGGGAAAGTCATGTACACCTATGGCGCTTCCTCGCCCACGGTGATCGGCGCACCGCTCCAGATTTGCGACGTGGAGCTCCAGCCGGGCGAGACCGTCAATGAAGTGATCGTCGGCGACTCCGCCCGCTGGATGTTGGAAATCGCCAAATCCGGCAACACGTCGCACATCCTCATCAAGCCCGTGGACGCGGGACTCTCTACCAGCGCGGTGGTCACCACGGATCGCCGCGCCTATCACCTCACCTTAAAAAGCCAGCAAACCGGCCATACCCCGCAGGTGGCTTTTCTCTACCCCGGCGATAACACCGCCCGGCTTCGCGAAAAAGAGGCCCAGAACGCCAAGGAAAAGGAATTCAAAACGGCTGAGGTCGATGGACAGACCAAGGACCTGAGTCAATTGAACTTTGGGTACGATATCAGCGGCGATGCCCCATGGAAACCACTGCAAGTGTTCGACGACGGCCGCCAGATGTTCATCAAGCTCCCGCCAGGGGTCCAATCCGGCGATGCTCCGGTGGTCCTGGTCCGCAACGGTGGGCAGGACACCCTGGCCAACTTCCGGATGAAGAACCTGACTCTGCTGGTGGACGGGGTATTTCCCGAGGCGAAGCTCATTTCCGGAGTGGGCAGCAAACAGCAGCGCATCACCATCCGCAAGGCGAAGTGA
- the trbL gene encoding P-type conjugative transfer protein TrbL, whose amino-acid sequence MVRRFIKISSIAVVVLLVVFACDAFAQSGVSVDTVGKIVSAFTEKSNAWGTALQQYAFGLFKLCTTLTIAMFGVKAVLNRHQLGEVLGQFVMTLVFCGFVLAVINYYQEWSGNIITGLKNIAGELGPSNLQIDKPLEVGYKMAATIFKKLSVFSPGESVGYVIAALVVMITFALITAQVVLIKCEAAIVMNAAMILLGLGGASFLKEYAINVMRYVLSVAFKLFVMQLVLGLGLQFIQDMVVSEANFEDIIIIIGVSVVLFALVKSLPDAIAGVISGSNVSGGSALSQAGAALAGGAVGAAATAIGMGAGSYGASQAVKKAAQTAGMSGASGVGKVGEFGKALLGAHMDARFDRRRAGHFTSMNANAGKRLQEMKMRNMASGNEEES is encoded by the coding sequence ATGGTCAGGCGTTTCATAAAAATATCCTCCATTGCAGTTGTTGTTTTGCTGGTTGTGTTCGCTTGCGATGCGTTCGCGCAATCTGGGGTTTCGGTTGATACTGTGGGGAAAATTGTTTCCGCTTTCACAGAGAAATCTAACGCATGGGGGACAGCTCTTCAACAGTATGCTTTTGGCTTGTTCAAGCTTTGTACAACATTAACAATAGCAATGTTTGGCGTCAAGGCCGTTCTTAATAGGCATCAGCTGGGAGAAGTTCTTGGTCAATTTGTTATGACTCTAGTGTTTTGTGGGTTTGTCCTTGCCGTGATTAATTACTATCAAGAATGGTCAGGGAATATAATTACTGGATTGAAGAATATAGCTGGAGAACTTGGGCCAAGTAATTTGCAAATAGATAAGCCGCTTGAGGTGGGATATAAAATGGCAGCAACTATTTTTAAGAAACTCAGTGTCTTTAGCCCTGGCGAATCTGTTGGCTATGTAATTGCCGCTTTAGTTGTGATGATAACTTTTGCTCTTATAACTGCTCAAGTCGTCCTTATTAAATGTGAAGCGGCAATTGTGATGAACGCTGCTATGATTTTACTTGGTCTTGGCGGTGCAAGTTTTCTAAAAGAGTACGCAATAAATGTTATGCGCTATGTTTTATCAGTAGCTTTTAAGCTTTTTGTTATGCAACTTGTTCTCGGACTAGGCTTGCAATTCATTCAAGATATGGTCGTATCTGAAGCAAATTTTGAAGATATAATTATTATTATTGGAGTTTCTGTCGTGCTTTTTGCTCTTGTAAAGAGTCTCCCTGACGCCATCGCAGGAGTTATAAGCGGCTCAAATGTTAGCGGCGGGTCAGCCCTGAGTCAAGCCGGTGCGGCATTGGCCGGTGGCGCGGTCGGCGCGGCAGCGACCGCCATCGGCATGGGAGCTGGTTCCTATGGAGCAAGCCAGGCGGTGAAGAAAGCCGCACAGACCGCCGGCATGTCGGGTGCCTCGGGAGTCGGCAAAGTTGGCGAGTTCGGAAAGGCCCTCTTGGGGGCACATATGGATGCCCGCTTTGATCGGAGACGCGCGGGGCACTTCACCTCCATGAACGCCAATGCCGGCAAGCGGCTGCAGGAAATGAAGATGCGCAACATGGCAAGCGGCAACGAAGAGGAAAGCTAA
- the pilO2 gene encoding type 4b pilus protein PilO2 — MRRVVINKRHWAVGLQWFMGNAKQTAPDLRRAAGKLDHSLDMVAYRQRQYGFAASGGVVRDWLGVRALAAAVRVTSPSFLGLFCLADKDGEFWWVFAISQSLIVGMGDQVFPNRPEAEEWIQSLKGLLDSDFAETATCATLDESLLWLTPLISAGPFSRLRSRNGYLQPLQPIPGQRRKLAALGSLAAVLLLGGYGVRLFLAHQAGKKAMEATRVAMVNKEQRKQELLAHPERHFPQPWTTAPEMHEFVSRGIKALLTLPIAASGWVLERAVFDGEAVTVTWGHKPGADYVHLPLSARIETPQKAISRLPIPKRRGQRTPSPLLSQEQCTRLLYQGTQLMGARLRLVYNAPEKKRVDNVEIIAPWTRAQWELSDVPAAMLNDAALPELFTHIPGIMLETISMDKNVWTIKGAVYVATK, encoded by the coding sequence ATGCGCCGCGTTGTCATCAATAAACGCCACTGGGCGGTTGGTCTCCAATGGTTCATGGGCAACGCCAAGCAGACCGCCCCCGACCTGCGGCGGGCGGCTGGGAAGTTGGATCACTCCCTGGACATGGTGGCATACCGTCAACGTCAGTACGGATTTGCCGCCAGCGGCGGCGTGGTCCGCGACTGGCTTGGAGTTCGCGCCTTGGCGGCGGCGGTGCGCGTGACCTCGCCTTCGTTTCTGGGCCTTTTTTGCCTTGCGGATAAGGACGGCGAATTTTGGTGGGTGTTTGCCATATCCCAGTCCCTGATTGTGGGCATGGGGGACCAGGTCTTCCCGAACCGTCCCGAGGCCGAAGAATGGATTCAGTCCTTGAAGGGCCTGCTCGACAGTGATTTCGCGGAAACAGCTACATGCGCGACCCTAGACGAGAGTTTGCTCTGGCTCACGCCGCTTATCAGCGCCGGCCCCTTCAGCCGCCTGCGAAGCCGCAACGGCTACTTGCAGCCTTTGCAGCCCATACCGGGGCAGCGGCGTAAACTGGCAGCCCTGGGGAGCCTGGCTGCGGTACTGCTGCTTGGCGGCTACGGAGTCAGACTCTTCCTGGCCCACCAGGCGGGCAAAAAGGCCATGGAAGCGACCCGAGTCGCCATGGTGAACAAGGAGCAGCGCAAGCAAGAGCTTTTGGCGCATCCAGAGCGACACTTCCCGCAGCCCTGGACAACGGCTCCCGAGATGCATGAGTTCGTTTCGCGCGGCATCAAGGCCCTGTTGACTCTTCCCATTGCTGCCTCGGGCTGGGTCCTGGAGCGTGCGGTATTCGACGGGGAGGCAGTGACCGTCACCTGGGGGCACAAGCCTGGGGCGGATTACGTGCACCTGCCGTTGTCCGCTCGGATCGAAACCCCGCAGAAGGCCATTTCCCGCCTCCCGATCCCCAAACGTCGCGGGCAGCGGACGCCCAGCCCGCTCCTTTCCCAAGAGCAGTGCACTCGCCTTCTGTACCAAGGCACACAGCTCATGGGCGCTCGACTGCGGCTTGTCTACAATGCTCCCGAGAAAAAACGCGTCGACAATGTTGAAATCATCGCTCCCTGGACGCGTGCCCAATGGGAATTGAGCGATGTTCCTGCCGCAATGCTCAACGATGCGGCATTGCCTGAATTATTTACGCATATTCCGGGGATCATGTTGGAGACGATCTCAATGGACAAAAACGTCTGGACTATCAAGGGGGCTGTCTATGTCGCAACAAAGTAA
- a CDS encoding pilus assembly protein produces MFKTKYIFLLFVLALAGGGCAKTNHQVGPIERQGEKFREQSRSRTVEVVETPYLGAKISPLLSSTNPILSKQVMLRRKGTLASIASAISELSSLPVQIAADEDAKKVAQPEAGHVPTVPQAAVPSTPAGGQGVNMDLEALLRGGGGGHNGLALSGLAFGEGKVLSVSYEGTLRGLLDHVAALSGYGWDFDEKNNSVTFAHSLVRTFTILGAPGKVSYENKLTNKSKENASTGISSSLVSQPVSREDTSSQTSQTSGTTLTFDVWADTEKAVKALLTPKGVVVVNQAAGTITVRDTPESVRRVATYVDELNTRISRQVALTVRVWSLKVTDDAEIGFNIQTLFQNADVSDVALSAGSISGVGTINTATATIVSGRLKDSSAVLKALRQWGKATQVTSAGGLVMSNQPVPVLAIERHAYLAGVGKSTSDYSQTTEITPGEVTTGFAMTVIPHILDQRRVILQYNINISSLDEMKELTTSDVTVELPQTSTRALSQRSVMKMGQTLVLCGFEKESTDTSNAVGITKTSHSGNYGRTLLVITIEVESAEV; encoded by the coding sequence ATGTTTAAAACGAAATATATTTTTCTTCTTTTCGTTTTAGCACTCGCTGGTGGCGGCTGCGCTAAAACGAACCACCAAGTGGGCCCCATCGAACGTCAAGGGGAAAAGTTCCGCGAGCAAAGCCGTTCGCGCACCGTGGAAGTGGTGGAGACCCCCTATCTGGGCGCGAAAATTTCTCCTCTCCTTTCCTCGACCAATCCGATCTTAAGCAAGCAGGTGATGCTGCGACGCAAGGGCACCCTGGCCAGCATTGCGTCGGCCATAAGTGAGCTGTCCTCGCTGCCGGTACAGATCGCTGCGGATGAGGACGCGAAGAAAGTAGCGCAGCCCGAGGCTGGGCATGTCCCGACCGTTCCGCAGGCTGCCGTTCCTTCCACGCCAGCGGGAGGGCAGGGTGTGAATATGGACCTGGAAGCCTTGTTGCGGGGAGGGGGAGGAGGCCACAACGGGCTCGCTCTATCCGGACTCGCCTTTGGCGAGGGCAAGGTCCTGAGCGTTTCCTATGAGGGCACCTTGCGTGGCCTCCTCGATCATGTGGCCGCGCTATCAGGGTACGGTTGGGATTTCGACGAGAAAAACAACAGTGTCACCTTTGCCCACTCGCTTGTGCGCACCTTCACCATCCTGGGAGCGCCGGGAAAGGTGAGCTACGAAAACAAGCTCACGAACAAATCCAAGGAAAACGCATCCACCGGAATCAGCAGCTCGCTGGTGAGCCAACCGGTTTCCCGCGAGGACACCAGTTCGCAGACATCGCAGACATCGGGCACCACCCTGACTTTCGACGTGTGGGCGGACACGGAAAAGGCGGTGAAGGCTCTGCTCACTCCCAAGGGTGTGGTTGTCGTCAACCAAGCCGCCGGCACGATCACCGTCCGCGATACCCCGGAGAGCGTTCGGCGGGTTGCCACCTACGTGGACGAACTCAATACCCGCATTTCTAGACAAGTGGCTCTGACGGTCCGCGTCTGGTCGCTGAAAGTGACGGATGACGCCGAGATCGGTTTCAACATCCAGACGCTTTTCCAAAACGCCGACGTCTCCGACGTGGCCCTTTCTGCCGGCAGCATAAGCGGGGTCGGGACCATCAACACGGCCACGGCGACCATCGTTTCCGGGCGGCTCAAAGATTCTTCTGCTGTGCTCAAGGCTTTGCGCCAGTGGGGAAAAGCAACGCAAGTCACATCCGCCGGTGGTTTGGTGATGAGCAACCAGCCCGTGCCAGTCCTGGCCATCGAACGCCATGCCTACTTGGCGGGTGTAGGCAAATCCACCTCCGATTACAGCCAGACCACGGAAATCACTCCAGGCGAGGTGACTACGGGATTTGCCATGACCGTAATCCCCCACATCCTGGATCAACGCCGCGTAATATTGCAATACAACATCAATATTTCGTCTCTTGACGAAATGAAAGAGCTGACGACTTCCGACGTGACTGTCGAGTTACCGCAAACATCCACACGAGCCTTATCCCAACGATCAGTGATGAAGATGGGGCAAACGCTCGTCCTCTGCGGATTTGAAAAAGAATCCACTGATACCAGCAACGCCGTAGGAATAACCAAGACGTCTCATAGCGGAAACTATGGCCGGACATTGCTGGTTATCACCATCGAAGTGGAATCGGCGGAAGTATAA
- a CDS encoding GspE/PulE family protein: MEPISIIDNIPEALRGRVALVNGVLHISAELKNNLQIVDFYGSLRRRGILTYEFHKPEEFDNTYQAQAARTGHAENEVQQYAIDLIKDAFDIGASDIHLMDFGLYTIIRFRCLGMLTDHTQLNAELGKRLIACIYQKLSQSADACFSPTERQDGRIAQRNYLPPNVHSVRVHSEPIECAQAESGVGTSMSLRLLYDATSAKGSLQERMTALGFTSDQCGSAQFLTRRTGLTIISGPTGHGKSTFLKHVMESMTERNPEKAYFSIEDPPEYPLKGVRQVLIASNDRDSRSGAYCDAIAGAMRSDPDVLMIGEIRYVEAAVASIDAALTGHSVWATIHANNAMGIIARLVSILATHYRNPLEQICDHNVLAGLEYQRLLPMLCPKCKIRLMDLSPEERQQYLPEDVAGRLRRVLDDRESVYVRGNGCEECRKRGLIGQTVAAEIVATDQEMLGYLREGNIPRAHEYWIKEKGGRSYVDHAVALIKEGQVDPYLAEERLGVPLNFNQVFVSGGR, translated from the coding sequence ATGGAACCGATCAGCATTATTGATAATATACCAGAGGCTTTGCGGGGACGTGTGGCCCTGGTCAATGGCGTTCTCCATATTTCGGCGGAACTCAAGAACAATCTGCAAATTGTTGACTTCTATGGAAGCTTACGCCGTCGCGGCATTTTGACCTATGAATTCCATAAGCCGGAAGAGTTCGACAACACCTATCAAGCGCAAGCTGCCAGGACGGGCCATGCGGAGAATGAGGTGCAGCAGTATGCCATCGACCTCATCAAGGACGCTTTCGACATAGGAGCATCCGACATCCACCTCATGGACTTCGGGCTCTATACCATTATTCGATTCCGCTGCCTGGGGATGCTGACGGACCACACGCAGCTCAATGCTGAACTGGGCAAGCGGCTGATCGCCTGCATTTATCAAAAGCTCTCCCAGTCGGCCGACGCCTGCTTTTCGCCGACCGAACGGCAGGATGGACGGATCGCTCAGCGCAATTACCTGCCGCCAAACGTGCATTCCGTGCGCGTGCACTCGGAGCCCATCGAGTGCGCCCAGGCGGAGTCTGGAGTGGGCACCTCCATGTCCCTGCGGCTTCTCTACGATGCGACGTCCGCCAAAGGCTCGCTGCAGGAGCGCATGACAGCCCTCGGCTTCACGTCGGACCAATGCGGCTCAGCCCAGTTTTTGACTAGGCGCACGGGGTTGACGATCATTTCGGGACCCACGGGGCACGGAAAGTCGACCTTCCTCAAGCACGTCATGGAGTCCATGACAGAGCGCAATCCCGAGAAAGCCTATTTCAGCATCGAGGACCCACCCGAGTATCCCCTCAAGGGGGTGCGTCAGGTCCTCATCGCCAGCAACGACAGGGACAGCCGGTCCGGTGCGTATTGTGACGCCATCGCAGGGGCCATGAGAAGCGATCCGGATGTGCTCATGATCGGCGAGATCAGGTACGTCGAGGCGGCTGTCGCGTCCATCGACGCGGCGCTGACTGGGCATTCGGTCTGGGCCACGATCCATGCGAACAACGCCATGGGCATCATCGCCCGCCTAGTCAGCATCCTGGCCACCCACTATCGCAATCCACTGGAACAGATTTGCGACCATAACGTCCTGGCCGGGCTCGAATACCAGCGGTTGCTGCCCATGCTGTGCCCGAAGTGCAAAATCCGGCTGATGGACCTCTCGCCCGAGGAGCGTCAACAGTACCTGCCCGAAGACGTTGCTGGCCGGTTGCGGCGCGTCCTGGATGACCGGGAATCCGTGTACGTCCGGGGCAATGGCTGTGAGGAATGCCGCAAGCGTGGGTTGATCGGGCAGACAGTCGCGGCCGAGATCGTGGCCACGGACCAGGAAATGCTCGGGTATCTGCGCGAAGGGAATATCCCCCGCGCCCACGAATATTGGATCAAGGAAAAAGGAGGCCGCAGCTACGTCGACCACGCCGTGGCGCTCATCAAAGAGGGCCAGGTCGATCCCTATCTCGCGGAAGAGCGTCTGGGCGTCCCCCTCAACTTCAACCAGGTCTTCGTGTCCGGGGGACGCTGA
- a CDS encoding type IV secretion system protein codes for MLHKPKSKSDALGRGVPAGDPYVSGREEWLERYGSYIQRARQWRMAAIGCLAVAAVAVAGNVIQASQYKIVPYIVEVDKLGQIAAVARASEASPTPTRVIQATLADFVTNWRSVTADLDLQKRLLEKLSFCVTGAAKGQMRQWFETNNPYERAKEKLVQVHIKSLPSQVSAESWRVEWDEITRNHAGVQISLETYQATLTIQLQPPTTDAQVLRNPGGVYVTAMSSSTVMEPTGPNSSRK; via the coding sequence ATGCTACATAAGCCGAAATCCAAAAGTGATGCCCTCGGTCGGGGCGTCCCAGCCGGCGACCCCTACGTGTCCGGCCGCGAAGAGTGGCTTGAGCGCTACGGCAGCTACATTCAGCGGGCTCGCCAATGGCGCATGGCTGCTATCGGCTGTCTTGCTGTCGCTGCCGTGGCTGTCGCCGGCAATGTCATCCAGGCCAGCCAATACAAAATAGTCCCGTACATCGTCGAGGTAGACAAGCTTGGCCAAATCGCCGCCGTTGCCCGCGCCTCAGAAGCCTCACCGACGCCGACCCGCGTGATCCAGGCCACCCTGGCGGACTTCGTCACCAATTGGCGTTCCGTCACGGCCGACCTCGACCTTCAAAAGCGCCTCCTCGAAAAGCTGTCTTTCTGCGTGACAGGCGCGGCCAAGGGGCAAATGCGGCAGTGGTTCGAGACCAACAATCCCTACGAGCGTGCCAAGGAAAAACTTGTGCAGGTCCACATCAAGAGCCTGCCATCGCAGGTCAGTGCGGAATCCTGGCGTGTGGAATGGGATGAAATCACCCGCAATCACGCTGGGGTCCAAATCTCCTTGGAGACGTATCAGGCGACCCTGACCATTCAATTGCAGCCGCCAACAACTGACGCCCAAGTGCTTCGTAATCCAGGCGGCGTGTACGTAACGGCCATGTCCAGCTCCACGGTCATGGAGCCTACCGGTCCCAATTCTTCCCGGAAGTAG
- a CDS encoding toxin co-regulated pilus biosynthesis Q family protein, translating to MRGTFLLLIILILIVLPGCAAMRGSRDDTGGMAAYDGVSADYPGDAQALAASAAEEMAHRYPPARTTLALVKTESTFGQDLETALREQGFPIAAQDASGVRVAYTLDVIREETPPTCYLRVRTSDGVVFGTLHALTGEPRQTKGESFPPESAPSDSASAPKPHPLSDLPPAVATNPRPTPVMSSKLERKGVASRERGGISVRVKSSAAKIAKRNRIPVEEFCRLNSVAPDAIIPAGQRVLLHEPHEPAAALTPLPVAARADSPSEIRQTKFTPIQAPTDEPVPATIQPAVAVKQVKAPPAPVKASVPVPAGSSPAAAPAASSPVPRLIEVAAFSPAATQGVSATSATATPQQPTPLPGPAPISSPTPCGPDHTTTPATEPQASGPVSAVPPAQTPASPPPSPPTPPAPSWNISPGSLHSQLGHWAMRAHYQLIWKAQHDFELEARAAFEGDFETAIKQLFAGLHRSGHALRVTLYRGNNVLEVAED from the coding sequence ATGCGAGGCACTTTCCTTCTTCTTATTATCCTGATCCTCATCGTGCTTCCCGGCTGCGCCGCTATGCGCGGGTCTCGCGACGATACCGGCGGTATGGCGGCCTATGACGGCGTGAGCGCTGATTACCCCGGCGACGCCCAGGCCCTGGCCGCCTCGGCCGCCGAGGAGATGGCTCACCGCTATCCGCCGGCCCGGACGACCCTGGCGCTGGTCAAAACGGAATCCACCTTCGGCCAAGATCTGGAAACCGCCTTGCGGGAGCAGGGGTTTCCCATCGCCGCTCAGGACGCTTCCGGCGTGCGTGTCGCGTACACCCTGGATGTCATCCGCGAGGAGACGCCTCCCACCTGCTATCTGCGCGTCCGGACTTCTGATGGCGTTGTCTTCGGGACTTTGCACGCATTGACCGGCGAACCCCGGCAGACCAAGGGAGAAAGCTTCCCTCCCGAAAGCGCTCCTTCGGACTCGGCTTCGGCTCCGAAGCCCCATCCGCTAAGCGATCTGCCCCCTGCGGTTGCGACAAATCCCAGGCCGACACCGGTAATGTCGTCCAAGCTCGAACGTAAGGGAGTGGCTTCTCGCGAGCGCGGCGGCATTTCAGTGCGTGTCAAAAGTTCAGCGGCCAAGATCGCCAAGCGCAACCGGATTCCCGTGGAGGAGTTCTGCCGCCTCAACAGTGTGGCTCCGGACGCGATCATTCCCGCCGGGCAGCGGGTGCTGCTCCATGAGCCCCATGAGCCTGCGGCCGCGCTCACGCCGTTGCCAGTGGCGGCCCGGGCCGATTCGCCTTCTGAAATTCGCCAGACAAAGTTCACGCCGATCCAGGCCCCGACGGACGAGCCGGTGCCAGCGACGATTCAGCCGGCGGTTGCGGTCAAGCAGGTAAAGGCTCCTCCTGCCCCTGTGAAGGCCTCCGTTCCGGTCCCGGCGGGTTCCTCGCCTGCTGCGGCCCCTGCGGCTTCATCCCCGGTCCCCCGGCTCATTGAAGTGGCCGCCTTTTCGCCTGCGGCAACACAGGGGGTCTCGGCGACTTCGGCGACTGCAACGCCTCAGCAGCCGACTCCACTCCCTGGGCCGGCCCCTATCTCGTCCCCGACACCCTGCGGCCCTGATCACACAACGACTCCAGCCACAGAGCCGCAGGCCTCAGGTCCGGTCTCGGCAGTGCCTCCGGCGCAAACGCCAGCGAGCCCGCCGCCATCGCCGCCGACTCCTCCCGCGCCCAGTTGGAACATCTCCCCTGGGAGCCTCCATTCACAACTCGGGCACTGGGCGATGCGCGCTCATTATCAGCTGATCTGGAAAGCCCAGCATGATTTCGAGTTAGAGGCCCGAGCCGCTTTCGAAGGGGATTTCGAAACGGCCATCAAACAGCTTTTCGCGGGGCTGCACCGGAGTGGCCATGCCCTGCGGGTCACGCTCTACCGGGGCAACAATGTCCTCGAAGTTGCGGAGGATTAG